Proteins found in one Brevibacillus brevis genomic segment:
- the flgG gene encoding flagellar basal body rod protein FlgG — protein sequence MLRSMYSGISGLRGFQTKLDVIGNNIANVNTVGFKKGRVMFQDILSQNVQGAGAPTAGGKGGTNPTQIGLGASIASVDTVFNAGSPMTTNLPTDLSIEGDGFFMVSPDEGATIYYTRAGNFTRDADGYLVNSQGMKLMNTDPGAIQISQNDGIVSYSIGKDGVITTVDETGALDSTNTIGIMTFNNPGGLKKIGNNLYENTVNAGANDNDPLTPVTPADAKVSIIAGQLEMSNVDLSEEFTEMIVAQRGFQANSRIITTSDTVLEELVNLKR from the coding sequence ATGCTTCGATCTATGTATTCAGGTATTTCAGGCTTGCGTGGATTTCAAACTAAGTTGGACGTTATTGGTAATAATATCGCGAACGTAAACACCGTGGGCTTCAAAAAGGGTCGTGTGATGTTCCAAGATATTTTGAGCCAAAACGTTCAAGGGGCTGGGGCACCTACAGCTGGTGGGAAGGGCGGAACTAACCCAACTCAGATTGGTCTAGGAGCTTCAATCGCATCCGTTGATACCGTCTTCAATGCTGGTAGTCCAATGACAACCAACCTGCCAACAGACCTTTCTATCGAGGGCGATGGATTCTTTATGGTAAGCCCGGATGAAGGGGCAACGATCTATTATACGCGTGCAGGCAACTTTACACGTGATGCAGACGGATACCTGGTGAACTCCCAAGGGATGAAGCTCATGAACACTGATCCAGGTGCCATTCAGATCAGCCAAAATGATGGGATTGTTTCTTACTCTATCGGAAAAGACGGAGTCATCACAACGGTGGATGAAACAGGTGCATTAGACTCTACGAATACCATTGGGATAATGACCTTCAATAACCCAGGTGGTTTGAAGAAGATTGGGAACAATCTTTACGAAAACACAGTAAACGCTGGTGCGAATGATAATGACCCCTTGACACCAGTAACGCCAGCTGATGCAAAAGTAAGCATCATCGCAGGACAACTGGAAATGTCCAACGTTGACCTTTCTGAAGAATTTACAGAAATGATCGTGGCACAACGCGGTTTCCAAGCAAACTCACGGATCATCACGACATCTGACACAGTATTGGAAGAACTGGTGAACCTGAAACGATAA
- a CDS encoding response regulator, producing the protein MSNKVLIVDDAAFMRMMIKEILSKNGYSVVGEASDGAQAVEKYKELGPDLVTMDITMPEMDGISALKEIKKLDPNARVIMCSAMGQQAMVIDAIQAGAKDFIVKPFQADRVLEAIKKTMS; encoded by the coding sequence ATGTCTAACAAAGTTTTAATCGTCGACGATGCAGCATTCATGCGTATGATGATCAAGGAAATTCTTTCGAAAAACGGGTACAGCGTCGTAGGGGAAGCAAGTGACGGTGCACAAGCAGTTGAAAAGTACAAAGAATTGGGACCTGATCTGGTAACCATGGATATTACCATGCCAGAGATGGATGGAATTTCTGCATTGAAAGAAATTAAAAAGTTGGATCCTAACGCGCGCGTGATCATGTGCTCTGCGATGGGACAACAAGCGATGGTAATCGATGCGATCCAGGCGGGCGCAAAAGACTTCATCGTAAAACCATTCCAGGCAGATCGCGTTCTGGAAGCGATCAAAAAGACAATGAGCTAA
- the fliY gene encoding flagellar motor switch phosphatase FliY, with amino-acid sequence MSRDMLSQDEIDALLRANNLVEDEEEAVSAVTQDVADFLSPFEQDALGEIGNISFGSAATALSTLLSQKVDITTPTVSVVNVDELESEFPIPHVAVHVEYTDGFKGINLLVIRMEDAAVIADLMMGGDGRPASTEMSELHISAVQEAMNQMMGSAATSMSTIFNQFINITPPGIDVMDLAQGKGGDSFSDDDSPLVKVSFRLKVGEHGELIDSNIMQLLPLSFAKKMIDRLVGGAGDEEAAAALIDEIEMPSLPAMGLSAPSIQPSAQEQPQSDVPPVAQPSQAQQQPMYQQPPGYAPPMGYPGQPPMYPDAYGQPMMPPGYAPYPGMYQQPPMAPPTPQHFGGPAASQANVVPAQFAPLGGAPMYTGDIQNLNLLHDIPLQVTVELGRTKKLIREILDLSAGSIIQLDKLAGEHVDILVNNKLIAKGEVVVIDENFGVRVTDIISQIDRVQKLQ; translated from the coding sequence ATGAGTAGAGATATGCTTTCTCAAGACGAGATTGACGCGCTGTTACGTGCGAACAACTTGGTTGAGGACGAAGAGGAAGCTGTATCGGCAGTGACCCAGGATGTTGCCGATTTTCTGTCCCCGTTTGAACAGGATGCACTCGGAGAAATTGGTAATATCTCCTTTGGGAGCGCAGCTACTGCGTTATCTACTTTGTTAAGTCAAAAGGTAGATATTACAACCCCTACTGTTTCGGTAGTCAATGTCGATGAATTGGAAAGTGAATTTCCGATTCCTCACGTGGCTGTCCACGTGGAATATACAGATGGATTCAAAGGAATTAACCTGCTCGTCATTCGCATGGAAGATGCTGCCGTTATCGCGGATCTGATGATGGGCGGTGATGGTAGACCAGCGAGCACTGAAATGTCTGAGCTTCATATCAGCGCGGTTCAGGAAGCAATGAATCAAATGATGGGCTCCGCTGCTACGTCCATGTCGACGATTTTCAACCAGTTCATTAATATTACGCCACCAGGCATCGATGTAATGGATCTAGCGCAAGGCAAGGGTGGAGACAGCTTCTCTGATGATGACAGTCCTCTGGTGAAAGTATCTTTCCGCTTAAAGGTAGGAGAACATGGCGAACTTATTGATTCCAATATTATGCAGCTTCTCCCTCTTTCCTTTGCGAAAAAGATGATTGATCGACTGGTTGGAGGTGCAGGGGATGAAGAAGCAGCAGCGGCCCTCATAGATGAGATAGAGATGCCTTCTCTGCCTGCTATGGGTCTGTCGGCTCCTTCTATCCAGCCAAGTGCGCAAGAACAGCCACAGAGCGATGTACCGCCTGTAGCGCAGCCGTCACAGGCACAGCAACAGCCAATGTATCAGCAGCCGCCGGGCTACGCACCGCCAATGGGCTACCCAGGACAGCCGCCGATGTATCCTGACGCGTATGGACAACCAATGATGCCACCTGGCTACGCTCCGTACCCAGGAATGTATCAGCAGCCTCCAATGGCTCCGCCAACACCACAGCATTTCGGAGGTCCTGCCGCTAGTCAGGCGAATGTAGTACCAGCACAATTTGCTCCGCTTGGAGGTGCTCCTATGTATACAGGAGACATACAGAATTTGAACTTGCTTCACGATATTCCATTACAAGTAACAGTTGAGTTAGGACGTACGAAAAAGCTTATTAGAGAAATCCTTGACTTGTCCGCTGGATCGATTATACAGTTGGACAAGCTGGCAGGTGAGCATGTAGACATTTTGGTGAACAACAAACTAATTGCCAAGGGCGAGGTAGTCGTCATTGATGAGAACTTTGGGGTTCGTGTTACAGACATCATCAGTCAGATAGATCGTGTTCAAAAATTACAATAA
- a CDS encoding flagellar FlbD family protein — protein sequence MIKLTRFNGSTFYLNITHIETVEGTPDSVITLFNDRKYIVKDSVESIAERVQAFYHNVPPATSVPKMPGDSNE from the coding sequence ATGATTAAGTTAACGCGGTTTAACGGTTCTACTTTTTATCTGAACATCACTCACATTGAAACTGTTGAAGGAACTCCGGATAGCGTAATTACGCTGTTCAACGACAGAAAGTACATCGTGAAGGATTCGGTGGAATCCATCGCTGAACGTGTTCAGGCTTTTTATCATAATGTTCCTCCGGCAACATCTGTACCGAAAATGCCGGGTGATTCAAATGAATAG
- the fliM gene encoding flagellar motor switch protein FliM, with product MAEVLSQSEIDALLAALSSGEMDANELKKEETERKVKVYDFKRALRFSKDQIRGLTRIHENYARLLTTYFSAQLRTFVQITVASVDQLPYDEFIRSIPKMTILNIFEAPPLEGRMVLEVNPNIAYTMLDRLLGGQGAIPEKMGALTEIETTVMERVFGKALDTFHEAWKQIIELDPYQEGLEMNPQFMQIVSPNEIVVVISFSTKIGDTTGMINLCLPHVVLEPIMTKLSGQYWFSKQKKTRDEEERLRVEERVKVAKLPIVAEMGTATITVGDFLQLQKGDVIQLDQSIDNKLKVKVGDHLKFLGQPGTHKGRVAVQIDEVIEEGEEQNE from the coding sequence ATGGCCGAGGTTCTCTCACAGAGTGAGATTGATGCGCTGTTGGCCGCCCTATCTTCGGGTGAAATGGATGCCAACGAGCTGAAAAAGGAAGAAACTGAGCGTAAAGTCAAAGTATATGATTTCAAACGCGCCCTGCGATTCTCGAAAGATCAGATCCGTGGTTTAACGCGAATCCATGAAAACTACGCGAGGCTGTTGACTACGTATTTTTCAGCTCAGCTCCGTACCTTCGTGCAAATTACGGTTGCCTCCGTCGATCAATTGCCGTATGACGAATTTATACGTTCTATTCCCAAGATGACTATCTTGAACATCTTTGAAGCTCCTCCGCTGGAAGGACGAATGGTTTTGGAAGTAAATCCAAACATCGCCTATACCATGTTGGATCGACTTCTGGGAGGACAGGGGGCGATTCCGGAAAAAATGGGCGCCCTTACGGAAATTGAAACAACGGTGATGGAACGCGTATTCGGCAAAGCGCTGGATACTTTCCACGAGGCATGGAAGCAAATCATTGAACTGGACCCGTATCAGGAAGGCTTGGAAATGAATCCACAGTTCATGCAGATCGTCTCACCTAATGAGATTGTCGTGGTAATCTCTTTTAGTACCAAAATCGGCGATACAACAGGAATGATCAATCTCTGTTTGCCTCACGTGGTACTGGAGCCAATCATGACAAAGCTGTCTGGACAATACTGGTTCTCCAAACAGAAGAAAACGCGGGATGAAGAAGAGCGCCTGCGTGTAGAAGAGCGAGTAAAAGTTGCAAAATTGCCGATTGTTGCTGAAATGGGAACAGCTACGATTACAGTAGGAGATTTCCTACAGCTACAAAAAGGCGATGTCATTCAATTAGATCAATCGATCGACAACAAGCTGAAAGTCAAAGTGGGCGACCACTTAAAGTTCTTGGGTCAGCCAGGAACACATAAAGGAAGAGTCGCCGTACAGATTGATGAAGTCATAGAGGAGGGGGAGGAACAAAATGAGTAG
- a CDS encoding flagellar basal body-associated FliL family protein, whose translation MFQNRLFNMALIIIIAISLLGVISFVLWQTYLSPAAQTATTEEQEVKPLTAEEMKEFSVDTGEITTNLLTNNYMIVRFSITADSSAAKTELEQRLPQVNQVIIKTLAGLTPEDIKGTEGVNKLEAKIMNEISSLMQEGKIVQVVTTKRVLS comes from the coding sequence ATGTTTCAAAATCGATTGTTTAACATGGCTCTAATCATTATCATCGCGATATCGCTACTGGGAGTGATCTCGTTTGTTCTCTGGCAAACCTATCTCTCTCCGGCAGCCCAAACAGCCACGACGGAAGAGCAAGAAGTGAAGCCGCTCACGGCAGAGGAAATGAAAGAGTTCTCTGTTGATACTGGCGAAATTACTACGAACTTGCTAACGAATAATTACATGATTGTACGCTTTAGCATTACGGCTGACAGTAGTGCTGCCAAAACAGAGTTGGAGCAGCGCTTGCCGCAAGTCAATCAGGTGATTATTAAAACATTGGCGGGGTTGACACCAGAAGACATAAAAGGGACTGAAGGTGTGAACAAGCTAGAAGCAAAAATCATGAATGAAATCAGCTCCCTGATGCAAGAAGGTAAGATTGTTCAAGTAGTGACAACCAAACGCGTCTTGTCATAG
- the fliP gene encoding flagellar type III secretion system pore protein FliP (The bacterial flagellar biogenesis protein FliP forms a type III secretion system (T3SS)-type pore required for flagellar assembly.) — translation MKYFLQVLMLVAVLLSVPDMVMAAPAGTPLVPSIDLKIGGGTGTPQETSTAIQLLLILTVLSVAPAILLLMTSFARIIIVLSFVRNALATQQMPPNQVLIALALFMTFFIMAPTLGQVNETAVQPFMQGKLTQQQALDAAVIPFKEFMAKQTREKDLALFLEYTKAERPKSIQDIPLNALVPAFAISELKTAFQIGFMIFIPFLVIDMIVSSILMGMGMMMLPPVMISLPFKILLFIMVDGWYLIVKSLLTSF, via the coding sequence ATGAAATATTTTTTGCAGGTGCTGATGCTTGTCGCAGTGTTGCTATCCGTACCTGATATGGTCATGGCGGCGCCAGCGGGGACACCGCTTGTTCCGAGTATTGATTTGAAGATAGGCGGCGGAACAGGAACTCCGCAGGAGACATCGACGGCCATTCAGCTGTTACTGATTTTGACAGTATTATCTGTAGCTCCAGCGATTTTGCTTTTAATGACCAGTTTTGCGCGAATTATCATTGTCTTGTCTTTTGTGCGAAATGCATTGGCAACTCAGCAAATGCCACCGAATCAGGTATTGATTGCCCTTGCGTTATTTATGACATTTTTCATAATGGCTCCGACACTCGGACAAGTAAACGAAACAGCCGTGCAGCCATTTATGCAAGGAAAGCTAACGCAACAGCAGGCATTAGACGCAGCGGTCATACCCTTTAAGGAATTTATGGCAAAGCAGACGCGTGAAAAAGATTTAGCACTTTTTCTGGAATACACAAAAGCCGAACGACCAAAATCAATCCAAGATATTCCGTTGAATGCATTGGTACCTGCTTTTGCCATTAGTGAATTGAAGACGGCTTTTCAGATCGGCTTTATGATATTCATTCCATTTCTCGTAATTGATATGATCGTCTCCAGTATTTTGATGGGGATGGGGATGATGATGTTACCGCCGGTTATGATTTCATTGCCGTTTAAGATTCTATTGTTCATCATGGTGGACGGCTGGTATCTCATTGTGAAATCACTTTTGACCAGTTTTTAG
- a CDS encoding flagellar biosynthetic protein FliO — MMMIRNAGARLILAFSLILLLFVSSLPSTVFAEGSVADAYNQGKVPTSNAPAGSEQPAAIPGSGTGSMIGYLVQVIFSLGFIAVLIFLLLRFLGRRQGAQSHGPIKVISATALGNGKTLQVVMIGESLYIVGVGENVQLLRRIEPGEEVDVILADAEIKPMKSPFSLEWLPFGKKKQAEEEILFSSDMDGKSFQDLLQGQWNDLRNRPNQTEHWKKEQAQDRGDQK; from the coding sequence ATGATGATGATCCGGAATGCAGGGGCAAGACTCATTTTAGCCTTCAGTCTGATCCTGTTGCTTTTCGTCTCCTCCCTGCCGAGTACCGTTTTTGCGGAAGGTTCAGTAGCGGATGCGTACAACCAGGGAAAAGTGCCAACTAGCAATGCGCCCGCCGGCAGTGAACAGCCGGCGGCCATTCCGGGCAGCGGAACAGGAAGTATGATCGGGTATCTGGTTCAAGTCATTTTTTCGCTTGGCTTTATTGCAGTATTGATCTTTTTATTGCTTCGTTTTCTTGGTCGACGTCAAGGGGCTCAAAGTCATGGACCGATTAAAGTGATTAGCGCTACTGCGCTTGGCAATGGCAAAACACTGCAGGTTGTTATGATCGGCGAGTCATTGTACATCGTGGGAGTAGGAGAAAACGTTCAATTGCTTCGTAGGATCGAACCGGGTGAAGAGGTAGATGTGATCTTGGCTGACGCTGAGATCAAACCGATGAAAAGCCCATTCTCGCTAGAATGGCTCCCGTTCGGTAAGAAAAAGCAGGCGGAAGAAGAAATCTTGTTTTCTTCTGACATGGACGGGAAAAGCTTTCAAGATCTGTTGCAAGGTCAATGGAACGACTTGAGAAATCGTCCAAACCAAACAGAACATTGGAAGAAAGAGCAAGCTCAGGACAGAGGGGACCAAAAATGA